A window of Juglans regia cultivar Chandler chromosome 7, Walnut 2.0, whole genome shotgun sequence contains these coding sequences:
- the LOC109019621 gene encoding uncharacterized protein LOC109019621 → MALLNKTLGTREDARTSKDEDDELEQLESDVLEMAQKILDYRATLPDQLRTTLASVLAAQRPVFPNGLEPAPSGGPISDAGQVSSSEGEQQLEGNQEATEKIRLLKEKISNNVSAMPVVLKRMKECLSKIDKLDSYNGIVHPAFKRKGTS, encoded by the exons ATGGCCTTGTTGAACAAAACCCTCGGAACTCGAGAAGACGCTCGGACCTCCAAGGACGAGGATGACGAGCTGGAGCAGCTGGAGTCCGATGTGTTGGAAATGGCGCAAAAGATTCTCGATTACAGAGCCACTCTCCCGGATCAGCTCCGGACCACTCTCGCTTCGGTCCTCGCAGCTCAGAGGCCCGTTTTCCCTAATGGGTTGGAACCAGCCCCATCCGGAGGTCCTATTTCTG ATGCAGGACAGGTCAGTTCTAGTGAGGGGGAGCAACAGTTGGAAGGGAATCAAGAGGCTACTGAGAAAATACGGttgcttaaagaaaaaatttcaaacaatgTCTCAGCTATGCCTGTTGTTCTGAAGAGGATGAAAGAGTGTTTATCTAAGATTGACAAATTGGATTCTTACAATGGAATTGTGCATCCTGCATTCAAGAGGAAAGGGACTAGCTGA
- the LOC109019620 gene encoding F-box/kelch-repeat protein SKIP4, which yields MHSIAMEHLDSGSDSVSQVELTEPPLICGLSDDIALLCLARVPRKYHTLLKCVSKRWRDLVCSEEWHSYRRKHKLDETWVYALCRDKFDRACCYVLDPNSSRRCWKPIEGLPPRSLKRKGIGFEVLGKKVYLLGGCSWSEDATNEVYCYDASMSSWSDAAPLSTARCYFACEVLDEKIYAIGGLDSNSSNPHSVDIYDPHTNDWKSQPDPKIIPEIEDSIVMDRRIYTRSGTSAVTSDVHAVVYEPSSGRWQHADADLVSGWRGPAVVLDGTLYVLDQSSGTRLIMWQKETREWVPVGRLSPLLTRPPCQIVAVGKSIFVVGKGLSTVIVDVGNVGNIGGVIISSSIPKLTSDDDVISCKCLAL from the exons AACCTCCTCTTATATGTGGACTTTCAGATGACATTGCTCTTCTCTGCCTAGCAAGAGTTCCTCGAAAGTACCATACACTGCTCAAGTGTGTCTCAAAAAGATGGAGAGACCTAGTTTGCAGTGAAGAGTGGCATTCTTACCGCCGAAAGCATAAACTCGATGAGACTTGGGTTTATGCACTGTGTCGAGACAAGTTTGATCGGGCTTGCTGTTATGTGTTGGACCCCAACTCATCAAGAAGATGCTGGAAACCCATTGAAGGGCTTCCACCTCGCAGCTTGAAGAGAAAAGGGATCGGTTTTGAAGTATTGGGAAAGAAAGTATACTTATTGGGTGGCTGTAGTTGGTCTGAAGATGCTACCAATGAAGTCTACTGCTATGATGCTTCAATGAGTTCCTGGAGTGATGCAGCTCCATTGTCAACTGCAAG GTGTTATTTTGCTTGTGAAGTTTTAGATGAGAAAATCTATGCCATTGGTGGGTTAGATTCAAATTCAAGCAATCCACATTCGGTGGATATTTATGACCCTCATACAAATGATTGGAAGTCTCAACCAGACCCAAAAATTATTCCTGAAATTGAAGATTCCATAGTCATGGATAGGAGGATTTATACTCGCAGTGGCACTTCTGCTGTAACTTCTGATGTGCATGCAGTGGTTTATGAACCATCAAGTGGCAGGTGGCAGCATGCAGATGCCGATTTGGTGTCGGGATGGCGGGGACCGGCCGTTGTTTTGGATGGGACTCTGTACGTATTGGATCAGAGTTCAGGAACCAGGCTGATAATGTGGCAGAAGGAAACCAGGGAATGGGTGCCAGTTGGTAGGTTGTCACCTTTGCTTACAAGACCACCCTGCCAGATAGTTGCTGTTGGGAAAAGCATTTTTGTTGTGGGAAAGGGGCTGAGCACCGTGATCGTCGATGTTGGCAACGTAGGGAATATTGGTGGGGTAATAATAAGTTCTTCTATACCGAAATTAACTTCTGATGATGATGTAATTAGCTGTAAATGTTTAGCACTTTGA